From Scomber scombrus chromosome 13, fScoSco1.1, whole genome shotgun sequence, a single genomic window includes:
- the LOC133992625 gene encoding olfactory receptor 6N2-like has product MTNASSTIVFSLSGFNAIVSYRVTLFSLTLLCYCVILSVNMSLILTIILDRNLHEPMYICVCTLCINELYGTSGFYPKFVSDIMSDIHIISYAGCLLQVFVIYSYAATDFSILALMAYDRYVAICRPLEYHSVMSVEKTAVFVYLSWFVPFCCIVMIVSLTSTLKLCGSNIQKLYCENWSIVKLACSTTIANNIVGLISISFYCGHVLFIVYSYVWLVKSALKSTEGRRKFMQTCVPHLLCLLNLITALLFDTMYSRYGSASVPQSLRNFMALQFLMIPPILNPVIYGLILTKIRYRMTALFMAACQSFKLMCKL; this is encoded by the coding sequence ATGACCAACGCATCAAGTACAATTGTATTTTCATTGTCTGGCTTCAATGCCATAGTCAGTTACAGAgtcacacttttctctctcactttattatgttattgtgttattttgtcgGTAAATATGTCTCTCATTTTAACCATAATCTTGGACCGAAATTTACATGAACCCatgtacatctgtgtgtgtactctgtgcATCAATGAACTTTATGGGACGTCAGGATTTTACCCCAAATTTGTCTCTGATATCATGTCTGAtattcatattatatcatatgcAGGATGCCTTTTGCAGGTCTTTGTTATATACTCCTATGCAGCAACGGATTTCTCTATTCTTGCTTTGATGGCCTATGACAGATATGTGGCTATATGTCGACCACTGGAGTATCACTCTGTTATGTCTGTGGAAAagactgctgtgtttgtttatctgtCTTGGTTTGTTCCTTTCTGCTGTATTGTTATGATTGTAAGTTTGACATCTACATTGAAATTATGTGGCTCCAACATACAGAAACTTTACTGTGAGAACTGGTCAATTGTTAAACTTGCCTGTAGTACGACAATAGCTAACAACATTGTTGGATTGATTAGTATTTCCTTCTATTGTGGGCATGTCCTCTTCATCGTGTATTCATATGTGTGGCTGGTGAAATCAGCTTTAAAGTCTACAGAAGGCAGGAGAAAGTTTATGCAGACATGTGTGCCACATTTATTATGTTTGCTTAATCTCATCACTGCTTTGCTTTTTGATACTATGTACTCGAGGTATGGATCAGCATCTGTGCCACAGAGTTTAAGGAATTTCATGGCCTTACAGTTTCTCATGATTCCACCTATTCTCAACCCTGTTATTTATGGATTGATCCTGACTAAAATACGATACAGAATGACAGCCTTGTTTATGGCGGCCTGCCAGAGCTTTAAGTTGATGTGTAAGTTATAA
- the LOC133992626 gene encoding olfactory receptor 51E1-like: MENATLSFCFNFTMFLNIGHYRYPAFVFCLLLYGFTVFANLVIVMIISLDSSLHEPMYIFIAVLSINSVFGSTGFFPRFLMDLLSDSHLISRPSCFTQIFVIYSCASNEMTILGIMAYDRYVAVCHPLDYHRKMTSKTVYILTVFALLYPAGNLTVTLFMVVRIPLCGNNIQKMYCASWNIVKLSCVTAVNNILAMLGAIAMAFLPLTFILYTYLRIVVVCCKNSSEVGEKVLHSCLPHVVSFVIYSVTSFSDTVLSRQNLEEINPLVAVILSLEFVVIPPVLNPIMYGLKLPEIRKHIFRILRFKPKSKKKSCRSSTETAVIM; encoded by the coding sequence ATGGAAAATGctactttgtctttttgtttcaaCTTCACCATGTTTTTGAACATCGGACACTACCGCTATCCAGCCTTTGTTTTTTGCCTCCTGCTCTATGGCTTTACTGTATTTGCTAATCTAGTTATAGTAATGATCATTTCATTGGACAGCTCACTACATGAGCCCATGTACATTTTCATTGCAGTTTTGTCCATCAACTCTGTGTTTGGTTCGACGGGTTTCTTCCCCAGATTCCTCATGGATCTTCTGTCTGACTCTCATTTGATCTCACGTCCTTCTTGTTTCACTcagatttttgttatttattcatgtgcTTCCAATGAGATGACAATCCTAGGCATTATGGCATATGATAGGTATGTTGCTGTATGTCATCCTTTGGACTACCACAGAAAGATGACCTCAAAAACTGTCTATATTCTGACGGTATTTGCTTTGCTCTATCCAGCTGGTAACCTTACAGTAACCCTTTTTATGGTGGTCAGGATTCCTCTATGTGGTAACAATATACAGAAAATGTACTGTGCCAGCTGGAATATAGTAAAACTATCATGTGTTACTGCTGTCAACAATATTCTTGCTATGTTAGGGGCCATTGCTATGGCTTTCCTACCCTTGACTTTTATCTTGTACACATATCTGAGAATTGTGGTTGTTTGCTGCAAAAACTCATCCGAGGTCGGGGAGAAAGTATTACACAGTTGTCTACCACATGTTGTTTCATTTGTGATTTATTCTGTCACATCATTTAGTGATACAGTCCTGAGCCGACAAAATCTTGAGGAAATTAATCCATTGGTGGCTGTAATTCTGTCACTGGAGTTTGTTGTCATTCCTCCAGTTCTGAATCCTATTATGTATGGCCTTAAATTACCAGAAattagaaaacacattttcaggattttaagatttaaacccaaaagcaaaaagaaatCCTGTAGATCCTCAACAGAAACCGCAGTGatcatgtga
- the LOC133993123 gene encoding olfactory receptor 51E1-like: protein MENDSNMFYFNLAMYVNIGYYRYPAFVLCFLLVAFIVAANVIIILIISCERTLHEPMYMFIACLSVNSLYGSAGFFPRFLADLLSDTHLISRPSCFTQIFVIYTYASNEMTILGIMAYDRYVAVCHPLHYHNKVSTRTVYSLSALAWICPAVSITTCLYLAIMLPLCGNKILKVYCASWNVVKLSCISTYINHTVGMFVAVTTIFLPLTYVLYTYFRILLVCRKSSSEFKSKVFQTCLPHTISFVTYSFTVFCDVALSRLDDEKLNPFLAIILSLEYVMIPPVLNPLVYGLKLPEIRKHIFRMFS, encoded by the coding sequence ATGGAAAATGACTCtaatatgttttactttaacCTTGCCATGTATGTGAACATAGGCTATTACCGCTATCCAGCCTTTGTACTGTGTTTTCTGCTGGTTGCCTTTATAGTAGCTGctaatgttattataatactGATAATATCATGTGAGAGAACTCTACATGAGCCCATGTATATGTTTATTGCCTGTTTGTCTGTAAACTCTCTGTATGGTTCAGCTGGTTTCTTCCCCAGATTCCTCGCAGACCTTCTGTCTGACACTCACTTGATCTCACGTCCTTCTTGTTTCACTcagatttttgttatttatacGTATGCTTCCAATGAGATGACAATCCTCGGCATTATGGCATATGATAGGTATGTTGCTGTGTGTCATCCTTTACACTATCACAACAAGGTGAGCACTAGAACAGTGTACAGCTTGTCAGCCTTAGCTTGGATCTGCCCAGCTGTCTCTATTACAACATGTCTTTATTTGGCCATCATGCTTCCTTTGTGTGGCAACAAGATCTTAAAAGTCTACTGCGCATCGTGGAATGTGGTTAAACTGTCATGTATATCCACTTATATAAATCACACCGTGGGAATGTTTGTAGCTGTAACTACAATCTTTCTACCTCTGACCTATGTTTTATACACTTACTTTCGAATTTTGCTTGTGTGCAGGAAAAGCTCATCTGAATTCAAGAGCAAGGTGTTTCAGACTTGCTTGCCGCACACTATTTCATTTGTCACTTATTCTTTCACTGTATTTTGTGACGTTGCCCTGAGTCGTCTTGATGATGAAAAGCTAAACCCCTTTTTAGCTATAATTTTATCATTGGAGTATGTCATGATCCCTCCAGTTCTGAACCCTCTTGTGTATGGCCTGAAGTTACCAGAAATTAGAAAGCACATTTTCAGGATGTTTTCATGA
- the LOC133992624 gene encoding olfactory receptor 6N1-like encodes MTNTSSIVVFSLSGFSATVNYRVTLFSLTLLCYCVILLVNVSLILTIILDRNLHEPMYICVCTLCINGLYGTAAFYPRFAFDLLSDIHVISYSGCLLQVFVIYSYATIDYSILALMAYDRYVAICRPLEYHFVMSERRTAVLVSLSWLVPLCAEVLVISLASTLKLCGSNIQKLYCENWSIVKLACSTTIVNDIIGLIFISFYCGHVLFIVCSYMRVVKSALKSTEGRRKFMQTCVPYFLCLLNVTAALLFDVMYSRYGSASVPQSVKNFMAIQFLMIPPILNPFIYGLILTKIRYRMTALFMAACQSFKLMCKL; translated from the coding sequence ATGACTAACACATCCAGTATAGTTGTATTTTCACTGTCTGGTTTCAGTGCCACAGTCAACTATAGAgtcacacttttctctctcactttattatgttattgtgttattttgttggTAAATGTGTCTCTCATTTTAACCATAATCTTGGACCGAAATTTACATGAACCCatgtacatctgtgtgtgtactctgtgcATCAATGGACTTTATGGGACTGCAGCTTTTTATCCTAGATTTGCTTTTGATCTTCTATCTGATATTCATGTTATATCATATTCAGGATGTCTTTTGCAAGTCTTTGTTATTTACTCCTACGCAACAATTGATTACTCTATTTTAGCTCTGATGGCCTATGACAGATATGTGGCTATATGTCGACCACTGGAGTATCACTTTGTTATGTCTGAGCGAAGGACTGCTGTGTTAGTTAGTCTGTCTTGGCTGGTACCTCTGTGTGCAGAGGTGTTGGTGATATCTTTGGCATCAACATTGAAATTATGTGGCTCCAACATACAGAAACTTTACTGTGAGAACTGGTCAATTGTTAAACTTGCCTGTAGTACAACAATAGTAAATGACATTATTGGACTGATTTTCATTTCCTTCTATTGTGGGCATGTCCTCTTCATTGTGTGTTCATACATGAGGGTGGTGAAATCAGCTTTAAAGTCTACAGAAGGCAGGAGAAAGTTTATGCAGACATGTGTgccatattttttatgtttgctaAATGTCACAGCTGCTTTGCTTTTTGACGTTATGTACTCGAGGTATGGATCAGCATCTGTGCCACAGAGTGTAAAGAATTTCATGGCCATACAGTTTCTCATGATTCCACCTATACTCAACCCTTTTATTTATGGATTGATCCTGACTAAAATACGATACAGAATGACAGCCTTGTTTATGGCGGCATGCCAGAGCTTTAAGTTGATGTGTAAGTTATAA